In Stieleria varia, one genomic interval encodes:
- a CDS encoding Trx7/PDZ domain-containing (seleno)protein, with protein sequence MKSSLRVVAFLIAVLINHLAPAAEPSTREQKVRADRAKVEAEGFWIYNDMDKAYATARETGKPILVSMRCLPCEECVKLDDDLIENDPVVRPLLEKFVCVRVVGTNGLDLDTFQYDTDQSFAIFMLNADKTIYGRFGTRSHRTDWLGDVSIEGMAEALKASLALHSRYPSNQEQLAAKRGAALEFSSPEQYPSLNEKYTDRLNYEGDVVKSCIHCHQIGDARREFYWSRSEPIPEKLLFPYPHPKSIGLVLDPTKRATIKSVTEGTPAAASRLQPGDDLLSMNGQPLVSMADVQWVLHNLNSEPQEVELLLRRDGAITKSSLSLPSEWRRLDDPRWRVSSWGMSRMMTGGMRLQALTDEERAERGIVDGMALRASSVGKYGPHATAMKAGFLVDDIVVSYDGRTDLMREADLFAYANANRRPGDKVAVEILRGRDKKTLSMPIQK encoded by the coding sequence ATGAAAAGTTCTTTGCGAGTCGTGGCATTCTTGATCGCCGTGTTGATCAATCATCTTGCACCTGCCGCGGAACCGTCCACCCGAGAGCAAAAGGTTCGGGCGGATCGGGCGAAAGTGGAAGCCGAGGGTTTTTGGATCTACAACGACATGGACAAGGCCTATGCAACGGCCCGGGAAACCGGAAAACCGATCCTGGTGTCGATGCGTTGTTTGCCCTGCGAGGAATGCGTCAAGCTGGATGACGACTTGATCGAGAACGACCCCGTGGTCAGACCGCTGCTAGAAAAATTCGTTTGCGTTCGTGTCGTTGGCACCAACGGACTGGATCTGGATACGTTTCAGTACGACACCGATCAATCCTTTGCAATATTCATGCTCAACGCGGACAAGACCATTTACGGTCGGTTCGGCACTCGTTCGCATCGAACGGATTGGCTCGGCGACGTTTCGATCGAGGGGATGGCCGAAGCATTGAAGGCTTCGCTGGCCCTGCATTCTCGTTACCCGTCCAATCAGGAGCAGTTGGCTGCAAAACGAGGTGCGGCGTTGGAGTTCAGTTCGCCCGAGCAGTACCCCTCGCTGAATGAAAAGTATACCGATCGACTGAATTACGAAGGCGATGTGGTCAAGAGTTGCATTCACTGCCACCAAATCGGCGACGCCCGCAGGGAATTCTACTGGAGCCGCTCAGAACCGATACCTGAAAAGCTCCTGTTTCCCTATCCTCACCCAAAATCGATCGGCTTGGTGCTGGACCCGACGAAACGGGCCACGATCAAGAGCGTGACCGAGGGTACTCCGGCGGCGGCGTCACGTTTGCAACCCGGGGATGATCTCTTGAGCATGAACGGTCAGCCATTGGTTTCCATGGCCGACGTCCAGTGGGTCCTGCACAATCTCAACTCGGAGCCACAGGAAGTTGAATTGTTGCTTCGTCGCGACGGAGCAATCACGAAATCAAGCCTTTCGTTGCCGAGCGAATGGCGGCGTTTGGATGATCCCCGCTGGCGTGTTTCCTCATGGGGAATGTCGCGCATGATGACGGGCGGAATGCGTCTGCAGGCATTGACGGACGAAGAACGCGCTGAACGCGGGATTGTTGACGGCATGGCGCTGCGTGCATCTTCGGTCGGCAAATATGGCCCTCATGCGACAGCCATGAAAGCGGGGTTCCTGGTCGATGACATTGTCGTGTCCTACGACGGACGGACTGACTTGATGCGCGAAGCAGACTTGTTCGCTTACGCAAACGCGAACCGACGACCGGGCGACAAAGTCGCGGTTGAAATTCTGCGAGGCAGGGACAAAAAAACGCTTTCCATGCCGATTCAAAAATGA
- a CDS encoding transposase yields MTVPHELNDLIAANQGTPPEYRGQSENQHVFGYLAKYVAGVAIGDRRLIRVNDREVVFDAKDYRDKSHVEVSMPPKEFCYEFSRHILPHGMPRTR; encoded by the coding sequence GTGACCGTGCCGCATGAACTCAACGATCTGATCGCCGCCAACCAAGGCACACCGCCGGAGTACCGTGGCCAGAGCGAGAATCAGCACGTCTTCGGCTACCTGGCCAAGTACGTGGCGGGCGTGGCGATTGGTGATCGGCGATTGATCCGCGTCAACGATCGCGAGGTGGTGTTCGACGCGAAGGACTATCGCGACAAGTCGCATGTGGAAGTGTCGATGCCGCCCAAGGAGTTCTGCTACGAGTTCTCCCGACACATCCTGCCGCACGGGATGCCACGCACCCGCTAG
- a CDS encoding ThiF family adenylyltransferase: MSNFIRRLIIPSSLWNNAYGELATGRQQIAWGYVQRSFHDHFCDLIVRHMRFGETPPSGRKLSAMDDWLLLDNPSSTGESTVRHRIEQSELCSGQWMVYLQTGLGDDHSGWIGLIAGGDQLVPLDEVRLVGPRMPVFSRAENAPPINDEPARWSRQVGALGENVFRRVHESSVLLIGAGRLGGLMGESLVRSGVQKLIVTDPDEIESHNLDATFGTRESDLGRFKTVRLVEHLNEIRPDAHLVGLTRTADDPLVLEKAKCVDLLVSCVDNPDAREQASRIAARLVKPHLDLGTIVRHRVSPQPDDLGGDVSENESPLSFDLEYDRDLGADVRLLLPGCCVRCVSAVDVSSMTSDSTLTTPQASDIELTPDWQRGGRTGSLVSLNSMAVGVAMQMWFDFLAGRINGPFWHRLRWEQGVGIQSVAQRVHSPGKCEICET; encoded by the coding sequence ATGTCAAACTTCATTCGACGACTAATCATCCCTTCATCACTCTGGAACAATGCGTACGGCGAACTCGCTACGGGGCGACAGCAGATCGCTTGGGGCTACGTCCAACGGAGCTTTCACGACCATTTCTGTGATCTGATCGTTCGACACATGCGATTTGGTGAAACCCCTCCTAGTGGACGTAAACTTTCCGCGATGGACGACTGGCTCCTCCTGGACAACCCGTCATCGACGGGAGAGTCAACGGTTCGGCATCGAATTGAGCAAAGCGAGCTTTGTTCGGGCCAATGGATGGTGTATCTGCAAACCGGACTCGGAGATGATCACTCGGGCTGGATCGGCTTGATCGCCGGCGGTGACCAGCTGGTGCCGCTGGATGAAGTCCGACTCGTCGGTCCACGCATGCCGGTGTTCTCTCGTGCAGAAAATGCCCCGCCCATCAACGACGAACCCGCACGTTGGAGTCGACAGGTCGGGGCGCTCGGTGAAAACGTGTTTCGGCGTGTTCACGAATCGAGTGTTCTGTTGATCGGCGCCGGGCGTTTGGGTGGCTTGATGGGAGAAAGTCTCGTCCGCAGCGGAGTGCAGAAGCTGATCGTCACCGATCCCGACGAAATTGAATCGCACAATTTGGACGCCACCTTTGGAACTCGGGAATCTGATCTTGGCAGATTCAAAACGGTCCGACTAGTCGAACACTTGAATGAAATTCGTCCCGACGCACATCTCGTTGGCCTGACACGGACCGCAGACGATCCGTTGGTTTTGGAAAAGGCGAAATGCGTCGATCTGTTGGTCAGTTGCGTGGACAATCCTGACGCTCGTGAACAAGCGTCCCGAATCGCCGCGCGGTTGGTCAAGCCACATCTCGACTTGGGAACGATCGTCCGACACCGAGTCTCGCCACAACCGGATGATCTCGGCGGTGATGTATCTGAGAATGAGTCGCCCCTCTCTTTTGACCTGGAATATGACCGAGATCTTGGTGCCGATGTGAGATTGCTGCTGCCCGGTTGTTGCGTTCGATGCGTCAGCGCCGTGGACGTATCATCGATGACGTCGGATTCCACATTGACCACTCCTCAAGCATCGGACATTGAATTGACGCCCGACTGGCAACGAGGCGGGCGCACAGGCTCTTTGGTTTCGCTCAACAGCATGGCGGTAGGCGTGGCGATGCAGATGTGGTTCGATTTCCTCGCCGGTCGGATCAATGGTCCATTCTGGCACCGTCTTCGCTGGGAACAGGGCGTAGGAATCCAGTCCGTCGCTCAACGTGTCCACTCTCCTGGAAAATGTGAGATCTGTGAAACGTGA
- a CDS encoding RHS repeat domain-containing protein, which produces MLRLQKSPDGSDVVRTYTDRGQLATIALGSTTIDTRTYDDGGRMLTSVYNNGVSETRTYNVDNTLASISYSGAAIGNYTYGWDDNKNKTSESITGTMSGYGFSVGTSGYDDEDRLVNWERADTNLDQSWNLSLVGDWNSITENGSSQSRTHGPTHEILTVASQAVEHDAKGNQTEIPAVLRPGTDPLKMKWDFENKLIGADIDNDSTDDITYQFDALGRRVGRDDGTTAMVYVQSGQQTIADYTSGTAATSPTYTYLYASYIDEPVLRTGGSGNRYFHRNQQYSITALTDTSGTIQERYAYSAYGMLSIFDGSGTARTSTAEGNRYTYTGREYDESMDVYHYRARMYDPVVGRFCSRDPIGRLLQALAAYLYTDDMPLVYVDADGRSPEDTREKPAETGRECALMYSWIAPDLETEGLLEKMKKLGQCVGSIPFGPGDPRYVNRVTDCFKAAALGDLTDKGEEALTALSHMICCEAFKNKPGVGDPCEKSTRSDKPPGEKPERFPCWDPKDASSPPPQFCGECCNFLSCSRAIKILLKGEGFTGLWGNGSGIKEYHGCLGRCKR; this is translated from the coding sequence GTGCTTCGCCTCCAGAAATCTCCCGATGGCAGCGACGTCGTTCGCACCTATACCGACCGCGGGCAATTGGCCACGATTGCCCTGGGCAGCACGACGATCGACACGCGAACTTACGACGACGGGGGCAGGATGCTCACCAGTGTGTACAATAATGGGGTGAGCGAAACCCGAACCTACAATGTCGACAACACCTTGGCCAGCATCTCGTATTCTGGTGCCGCGATCGGCAATTACACCTACGGCTGGGACGACAACAAGAACAAGACGTCTGAGTCGATCACCGGCACGATGTCGGGTTACGGGTTCAGCGTGGGCACCAGTGGCTATGACGACGAAGACCGCTTGGTGAACTGGGAGCGAGCCGACACCAACCTTGACCAATCTTGGAACCTCTCTCTGGTGGGCGATTGGAATAGCATCACGGAGAACGGCAGTTCGCAGTCACGAACCCACGGTCCTACCCACGAGATCCTGACGGTGGCATCGCAGGCAGTCGAGCACGACGCCAAAGGCAATCAAACGGAGATCCCAGCCGTGCTTCGCCCCGGCACTGATCCTCTGAAGATGAAATGGGACTTCGAGAACAAGCTGATCGGAGCAGACATCGACAACGATAGCACTGACGACATCACTTACCAGTTCGATGCCCTTGGCCGCCGAGTCGGTCGCGACGACGGCACGACCGCGATGGTTTATGTGCAGTCCGGTCAGCAGACGATCGCGGACTACACATCGGGCACCGCCGCGACCTCGCCGACGTACACGTACCTCTACGCCAGCTACATCGACGAACCGGTGCTGCGAACGGGCGGCTCAGGCAATCGCTATTTCCACAGGAACCAGCAATACAGCATCACGGCGTTGACGGACACAAGCGGTACCATTCAGGAACGCTACGCCTACTCAGCCTACGGAATGCTCTCGATCTTTGACGGAAGCGGCACGGCACGCACGTCTACGGCCGAGGGCAATCGCTACACCTACACCGGTCGCGAGTACGACGAGTCGATGGATGTGTATCACTACCGTGCCCGCATGTACGACCCGGTCGTCGGTCGCTTCTGCTCCAGAGATCCAATTGGAAGACTATTGCAAGCGTTAGCGGCTTACCTTTATACGGATGATATGCCTCTCGTGTACGTAGACGCAGATGGCAGGTCACCAGAAGATACACGCGAAAAGCCGGCGGAAACCGGGCGTGAGTGCGCTTTAATGTATTCTTGGATCGCGCCCGATCTCGAAACGGAGGGGCTACTTGAAAAAATGAAGAAACTAGGGCAATGCGTAGGGTCAATACCATTCGGACCGGGAGATCCAAGATATGTAAATAGAGTTACTGACTGTTTCAAAGCCGCTGCTTTAGGTGACTTAACTGACAAGGGCGAAGAAGCTTTAACTGCGTTATCCCACATGATTTGTTGCGAGGCGTTTAAGAATAAGCCAGGTGTCGGTGATCCGTGCGAAAAGTCTACACGTTCAGACAAGCCTCCAGGAGAAAAGCCCGAGAGATTCCCATGCTGGGACCCAAAAGACGCTTCATCTCCTCCGCCGCAGTTCTGTGGTGAGTGCTGCAACTTTCTATCGTGTTCAAGGGCGATAAAGATACTTCTAAAGGGCGAAGGGTTTACCGGACTATGGGGGAACGGGTCTGGAATTAAGGAGTACCATGGCTGTTTAGGAAGGTGCAAAAGATGA